Proteins from a single region of Desulfosporosinus sp. Sb-LF:
- the pfkA gene encoding 6-phosphofructokinase, whose amino-acid sequence MSGIKRIGVLTSGGDAPGMNAALRAVVRKGIYHGLVVYGINRGYEGLIHGEIQEMSLGSVADIVLRGGTILKTARSAEMRTVEGQLKATEQLHKSQIDALVVIGGDGSFRGAQTLAAQGLQIVGIPGTIDNDIAGTDLTIGFDTATNTVVDAVSKIRDTASSHERTFIVEVMGRDCGNIALQAGIACGAESILVPEIPYDLDEISDKLKRGHQRGKNHSIILVAEGAGSAFQIGEELRSRSGFETRITILGHLQRGGNPSALDAMIAAGMGGKAIEIILAHETSKMTAYVNQVIISTSLDAAYGKGRPFNRELYDLANELSI is encoded by the coding sequence ATGTCAGGTATAAAGCGGATTGGAGTGCTAACAAGTGGAGGAGATGCTCCGGGGATGAACGCAGCCCTTCGGGCTGTGGTCCGGAAGGGAATCTACCATGGCCTTGTGGTTTATGGGATAAACCGTGGTTATGAGGGGTTAATACACGGGGAAATTCAAGAAATGAGTTTAGGCTCTGTTGCGGATATTGTACTTCGCGGAGGGACTATCCTGAAAACTGCTCGCTCCGCAGAAATGCGAACAGTAGAGGGTCAGCTAAAAGCGACAGAGCAGTTACATAAGTCGCAAATAGACGCTTTGGTAGTCATCGGAGGAGATGGATCTTTTCGTGGGGCTCAGACTTTAGCGGCACAAGGACTTCAGATTGTGGGGATTCCGGGAACCATTGACAATGATATCGCTGGTACTGACTTGACGATTGGATTTGATACTGCCACCAATACAGTTGTGGATGCTGTGAGCAAGATTCGGGACACCGCGTCTTCTCACGAACGGACCTTCATTGTAGAAGTTATGGGAAGGGATTGTGGAAATATAGCCCTTCAGGCAGGGATTGCGTGTGGAGCTGAATCGATTTTAGTGCCTGAAATTCCGTATGATTTGGATGAAATTAGCGATAAATTGAAGCGTGGTCATCAACGTGGGAAGAACCACAGCATAATCCTAGTTGCGGAAGGCGCGGGAAGCGCTTTTCAAATTGGAGAAGAATTACGATCTCGTTCCGGTTTTGAGACTCGCATCACAATTTTAGGACATTTGCAACGTGGTGGAAACCCTAGCGCTCTGGATGCTATGATTGCTGCTGGCATGGGAGGGAAAGCAATCGAAATTATTTTAGCCCATGAAACCAGTAAAATGACCGCTTATGTCAATCAAGTCATTATCTCTACTTCTCTAGATGCTGCTTATGGAAAAGGGCGCCCTTTCAATAGAGAACTTTATGATTTAGCAAATGAACTATCCATTTAG
- a CDS encoding DedA family protein, with protein MLEAIITHLGQFVVHMISSLGYAGVFFAMAIESACIPLPSEIILPFTGYMVYAGHFGFWQATIAATLGNLFGALIAYYVGVWGGRPFLKRYGRYFFINERELVWTERLFERHGDVTVFVGRILPVVRTFISLPAGIARMNPLKMSTYTVIGAFFWCTLLIFVGQKLGENWDSLKPYFHRADIVVGGAIVFILLYVLWKRFKR; from the coding sequence ATCTTGGAAGCGATAATAACACACCTTGGACAATTTGTTGTACATATGATTTCTTCTCTAGGCTATGCAGGGGTATTCTTCGCCATGGCGATTGAGAGTGCCTGTATCCCTTTGCCAAGTGAAATAATTTTGCCATTTACTGGTTATATGGTATACGCGGGTCATTTTGGTTTTTGGCAAGCAACGATCGCTGCAACCTTGGGAAACCTCTTTGGCGCGCTTATTGCTTATTATGTCGGGGTTTGGGGAGGACGTCCATTCCTCAAACGGTACGGGCGATATTTCTTCATCAATGAACGTGAGTTGGTTTGGACGGAACGATTGTTTGAACGTCATGGGGATGTCACTGTTTTTGTAGGCCGAATTTTGCCAGTAGTCCGTACATTTATCTCCCTACCAGCGGGTATTGCAAGAATGAATCCACTAAAAATGTCGACTTACACGGTGATCGGTGCGTTTTTCTGGTGTACGTTGTTAATTTTTGTGGGTCAAAAACTAGGCGAAAATTGGGATTCGCTTAAACCTTATTTCCATCGGGCTGACATAGTCGTTGGCGGGGCCATTGTTTTTATACTTCTTTATGTTCTTTGGAAACGTTTCAAACGCTGA
- a CDS encoding selenium metabolism-associated LysR family transcriptional regulator: protein MLDLMRLFSQVVEEQSFTVVARKLGISQPAVSNQIRAFEEKLGVKLLYRKGKGFALTPEGEVVYSHSLKMLEAWSELLREIGGSEKLMTGKVHIGASHIPGEYLLPVYLANFRKSYPEVKFKLSIGDSLEMAEKVLAHEVDFAVVGAIFDTEKLTSEFWLKDELGLVVSSDHALSSSQSIELKTLKDYPMIIRETGSGHRRAFEEALAKAGLDLNDFNVALEVGSTEAVKNAVRSGIGFSFLSKHALESCVKQGLVWMSVQDFNIERGFFLLSRRNKPITVIADECYRYLAYQRPEIGS from the coding sequence ATGTTGGATTTGATGCGTTTATTTAGTCAGGTGGTGGAAGAACAGAGTTTTACAGTTGTTGCTAGGAAATTAGGAATTAGTCAACCAGCTGTTTCGAATCAGATCCGGGCATTTGAAGAGAAACTGGGGGTCAAATTGCTTTATCGTAAGGGAAAGGGTTTCGCCCTAACTCCAGAGGGGGAAGTAGTTTATAGTCATTCCTTGAAAATGCTAGAGGCATGGTCGGAGTTATTGCGTGAAATTGGAGGATCCGAGAAGTTAATGACCGGAAAAGTTCATATCGGAGCTTCGCACATTCCAGGAGAATATTTGCTCCCAGTTTACTTGGCAAACTTCAGGAAATCTTATCCGGAAGTAAAGTTCAAACTGTCGATAGGGGATAGTCTGGAGATGGCGGAAAAGGTTCTTGCTCATGAAGTAGATTTCGCGGTGGTCGGGGCTATATTTGATACGGAAAAACTAACGTCTGAATTTTGGCTAAAAGATGAACTGGGTCTTGTAGTCTCAAGTGATCATGCCTTAAGTTCGAGTCAAAGCATCGAATTAAAAACACTCAAGGATTACCCCATGATTATTCGCGAGACAGGATCTGGACATCGAAGGGCCTTCGAAGAGGCACTCGCGAAAGCCGGGCTCGATCTAAACGACTTCAATGTTGCCTTAGAAGTTGGAAGTACGGAAGCAGTAAAAAATGCTGTTCGTTCTGGTATTGGGTTCTCGTTTCTGTCCAAGCACGCTTTGGAGTCTTGTGTGAAGCAAGGCTTAGTATGGATGAGTGTGCAAGACTTTAATATCGAGCGCGGGTTTTTCCTGTTATCCCGTCGGAATAAACCTATAACAGTTATCGCTGATGAATGCTATAGATATTTGGCATATCAGAGACCAGAAATCGGAAGCTAG
- the yhbH gene encoding sporulation protein YhbH, which yields MADDIIVSRDDWSLHRKGYLDQTRHKEKVEEVIKQQMGDLIVDESIILTDGKKNTKIPMRSLEEFRFRYDFNKKNHTGQGTKKMVPGEIMGREQVKGKGAAGSGAGEEPGIDIYEAEVTYEDLAKILFEELKLPNLDDKKRPLIAHDRPEFNDVRKKGLMANVDKKRTLLESIKRQAFSQKQNKEARVRISPEDLRFKTWETRPNFETNAVILAMMDTSGSMGQFEKYISRSFFFWMVRFLRLKYENVEIRFLAHHTEAKEVTEEEFFTRGESGGTRCSSVYQYALDLIDREYPPVHYNVYPVHFTDGDNIGSDNTRAMSLMKRLVEVSQVVGYGEILRTHYSSTLMSTLKRITDPKLRLVTIRDRNEVYAALKTVFS from the coding sequence GTGGCGGATGACATAATTGTGAGTCGTGATGATTGGAGTTTGCATCGTAAGGGGTATCTTGACCAAACGAGACACAAGGAAAAAGTTGAAGAAGTCATTAAGCAACAAATGGGAGATTTGATTGTCGATGAAAGTATCATTCTAACGGATGGCAAAAAAAACACCAAGATTCCGATGCGTTCCCTAGAAGAATTTCGCTTCCGATATGATTTCAATAAAAAGAATCATACTGGACAAGGAACTAAAAAAATGGTTCCAGGTGAAATCATGGGGCGTGAACAGGTCAAGGGCAAAGGGGCTGCTGGGAGCGGGGCAGGAGAAGAACCCGGCATTGACATCTATGAAGCAGAAGTCACTTATGAGGATTTGGCAAAAATTCTCTTCGAAGAATTGAAGTTACCCAATTTAGATGATAAAAAAAGGCCGCTTATCGCACATGATCGCCCTGAATTCAACGATGTTCGCAAAAAGGGACTTATGGCCAATGTTGATAAAAAGCGCACATTGCTTGAAAGTATCAAAAGGCAAGCTTTTTCGCAGAAACAGAATAAAGAGGCCCGAGTACGAATTTCTCCGGAGGACTTGCGCTTTAAAACATGGGAGACTCGACCTAATTTCGAAACGAATGCGGTTATATTGGCTATGATGGATACCTCAGGCTCAATGGGGCAATTCGAAAAGTATATTTCTCGATCTTTTTTCTTTTGGATGGTTCGTTTCCTGCGTTTAAAGTATGAAAATGTAGAGATACGTTTTTTAGCACATCATACGGAGGCCAAAGAGGTGACCGAGGAGGAGTTCTTTACGCGCGGGGAAAGTGGAGGGACACGCTGCTCATCTGTGTATCAATACGCCTTAGATTTAATTGATCGCGAATATCCACCTGTACATTATAATGTTTATCCAGTTCATTTTACGGATGGCGACAATATTGGCTCCGATAATACCAGGGCAATGTCACTGATGAAACGCTTAGTTGAAGTGAGTCAGGTAGTCGGCTATGGAGAAATTTTAAGAACACATTATTCTAGTACTTTAATGTCAACCTTAAAACGCATAACGGACCCGAAACTACGGTTGGTGACGATTAGAGATCGAAACGAGGTATACGCCGCGCTCAAAACGGTGTTTTCCTGA
- a CDS encoding SpoVR family protein has translation MDNEMRALSTIAQDIAQVARGMGLDFYPVNFEIVPAEALYTFGAYGMPVRFTHWSFGKAFYRMKTQYDLNLSRIYELVINTNPAYAFLLEGNRLIQNKLVIGHVYAHVDFFKNNRYFSRTPKDMIERMASHAEKIHEYELRYGREKVERTLDAVLAIQEHVDYRSHIGIHCKPVNEAKVNQPVKLGEGHTCLSDSCSGNSCSSNSCVGNSSIKGQSCVKPQMKNRKKRASIPYEDLWRDLLEDDHELALQPEYEDLLLYIMMFAPGLEDWQRDIVSIVREESLYFYPQIETKIINEGWATFWHARIMHELDLTEAESFDFAIMHSQVVQPSRMGLNPYYLGAKIWEYLAKVKPLDDLFELRETENDLSFIRNHLNRDLVEELNLFNFRKVGAQWQVSEIEWEKVRDNLVQQLVNGGHPSIVVLEGDYEGKGGLYLKHRHEGVDLDIVYLEKTLTLVQFLWGKSVSFETIVDTKKVIFECYNGLISRRQPS, from the coding sequence ATGGACAATGAGATGCGAGCCTTAAGCACAATCGCGCAAGATATCGCTCAAGTGGCCCGTGGCATGGGACTGGATTTCTATCCTGTTAATTTTGAAATCGTTCCAGCGGAAGCCTTATATACGTTTGGTGCCTATGGAATGCCAGTGCGATTTACTCATTGGAGCTTTGGAAAAGCTTTCTATCGAATGAAAACTCAATACGATTTGAATTTAAGTAGAATTTATGAACTCGTAATAAATACAAATCCTGCTTATGCATTTTTGTTAGAGGGAAATCGATTGATTCAAAACAAACTAGTGATCGGGCATGTCTATGCACATGTCGACTTTTTCAAAAACAATCGCTATTTCTCGCGTACACCTAAGGATATGATAGAGCGCATGGCTTCACATGCGGAGAAAATTCACGAATATGAATTGCGGTATGGCCGTGAAAAGGTTGAGCGGACCTTGGATGCTGTTCTTGCTATCCAAGAACATGTAGATTACCGATCCCATATTGGTATTCACTGCAAACCGGTAAATGAAGCAAAGGTCAATCAGCCGGTCAAGTTGGGAGAAGGGCATACATGCTTAAGTGATTCCTGCTCTGGTAACTCATGTTCTAGCAATTCCTGTGTCGGAAATTCATCTATAAAAGGACAGAGCTGCGTCAAGCCCCAAATGAAGAACCGGAAAAAAAGAGCATCGATTCCCTATGAAGATTTATGGAGGGATCTGTTAGAGGATGATCATGAATTAGCGCTTCAACCTGAATATGAAGATCTATTGCTCTATATTATGATGTTCGCCCCTGGACTTGAAGACTGGCAAAGAGATATCGTCAGTATTGTGCGAGAAGAGTCCTTATATTTCTATCCCCAAATTGAAACAAAGATTATTAATGAAGGGTGGGCAACATTCTGGCATGCCAGAATTATGCATGAACTAGATCTAACAGAAGCAGAATCCTTTGACTTCGCGATTATGCATAGTCAAGTCGTGCAACCTTCTCGGATGGGATTGAATCCTTATTATTTAGGTGCAAAAATATGGGAATATCTTGCGAAGGTCAAACCCCTCGATGATCTTTTTGAGCTGCGAGAAACTGAAAACGACCTTTCTTTCATACGCAACCATCTTAACCGTGACTTGGTTGAAGAGTTAAATCTTTTCAATTTCCGCAAAGTTGGTGCCCAATGGCAGGTTTCAGAAATTGAATGGGAGAAAGTACGAGACAATCTAGTACAGCAACTAGTCAATGGGGGGCACCCCTCCATAGTAGTTTTAGAGGGAGATTATGAGGGTAAGGGTGGACTTTATCTTAAACACCGTCATGAAGGAGTTGATCTAGATATCGTCTATCTTGAGAAAACTCTTACCCTTGTTCAATTTCTCTGGGGGAAATCGGTCAGTTTTGAAACGATCGTTGATACAAAGAAGGTAATTTTCGAATGTTATAATGGATTGATCAGTCGTCGACAGCCAAGTTGA
- a CDS encoding amidohydrolase family protein has protein sequence MNSTRDADVGHITHTHDRLLVISDQRNGNILDNRQKICDAHIHLFPDRLMGAILDWFVQQGWTMPYRQSVDNLIKYLETIGVTSAFVLGYVHKKDMASGINLWLKELCDSHPWLHPFAALHQDDEHLEEILGQALDEWNFPGAKIHTFVQKVAANDKRLWSMYQMLIERRKGVILHLSGMPVETPYTRVEPLLDVLRSFPNLKVTIAHMGLPNDFSLAVKLAANYPNVYLDTAYMLGNPRFPMQEEWLKAIESYPEKFIFGTDFPVMDYSPVAAIQTINQLPLREEIKKQLFWDNAMSYLNAEHSQKNILDIS, from the coding sequence ATGAATTCTACAAGAGATGCTGACGTAGGTCATATTACTCATACACACGACAGATTATTAGTGATAAGTGACCAGAGGAATGGGAATATATTGGATAATCGTCAGAAAATCTGCGATGCCCACATTCATCTTTTTCCGGATCGTTTAATGGGGGCAATTTTAGACTGGTTCGTACAGCAAGGTTGGACGATGCCCTATCGGCAATCCGTAGATAACCTAATAAAATATCTCGAGACTATAGGAGTGACATCAGCTTTTGTGTTAGGATACGTTCATAAAAAAGATATGGCTTCAGGAATTAACCTTTGGCTCAAAGAACTTTGTGACAGTCACCCTTGGTTACATCCATTTGCAGCCCTTCATCAGGATGACGAACATCTAGAAGAAATCTTAGGTCAAGCTCTCGATGAATGGAATTTTCCGGGTGCTAAAATTCATACATTCGTCCAAAAAGTTGCAGCTAATGATAAACGTTTATGGAGTATGTATCAAATGCTTATTGAAAGGCGTAAGGGAGTCATTCTTCATTTAAGTGGGATGCCAGTAGAAACCCCTTACACACGAGTTGAGCCACTCCTCGATGTACTCAGGTCCTTCCCGAATTTAAAGGTTACTATTGCACACATGGGTCTTCCCAATGATTTTTCTCTAGCTGTAAAATTGGCAGCCAACTATCCTAACGTTTACCTTGACACAGCCTATATGCTAGGTAACCCCCGCTTTCCCATGCAAGAGGAATGGCTCAAAGCGATAGAATCCTATCCAGAAAAATTTATTTTCGGAACAGACTTTCCAGTTATGGACTACTCTCCGGTTGCTGCCATCCAAACCATAAACCAGCTTCCTCTTAGGGAAGAAATCAAAAAGCAATTGTTTTGGGATAATGCCATGAGTTATCTTAATGCAGAACATTCCCAAAAGAACATACTCGATATCAGCTAG
- a CDS encoding DnaA/Hda family protein, protein MNWFISDFNIRARRLIGSYDIKKAPGVTLIYGPNGVGKSAMLRQLDQRIGLKSGGIFTDSLSFARQYAYAAQENQLNVFRQRYRTARLLLIDDLQFLTGKVKTIEELHYTYEYVIENGGKMVITLEADQPQIEFLGERLASRFLSGMVVSIDQPQRKEIERFLYEYCHLKRLFIDQMVLEIIAERIDNLADAIKVIEQFVQFAELQQDELSLLCFQTYWEHEKNRKKSVADPLNIIHVSALTMEVSVEELLGPSRKPRVNEARQLTIYTMRTLCQISFPAIASYFNRKHSTIIASYQKMQKKMLINEDLNKKYLIILKTFKA, encoded by the coding sequence TTGAACTGGTTTATTAGTGACTTTAACATTCGGGCACGACGTTTAATCGGAAGTTACGATATCAAGAAGGCTCCGGGAGTTACTCTAATTTATGGACCAAATGGAGTAGGGAAATCAGCCATGCTGCGCCAACTTGATCAACGTATTGGGCTAAAATCCGGGGGAATTTTTACGGATTCTTTATCCTTTGCTCGTCAGTATGCTTATGCTGCTCAGGAAAATCAGCTGAATGTTTTCAGGCAACGATACAGAACGGCACGATTGTTGTTGATCGATGATCTTCAATTTTTAACCGGTAAAGTCAAAACAATCGAAGAACTTCATTATACATATGAATATGTCATTGAAAATGGGGGTAAGATGGTGATTACCCTTGAAGCCGATCAACCTCAAATCGAATTTCTAGGGGAACGACTCGCCTCGCGTTTTTTAAGTGGGATGGTTGTATCAATTGATCAACCTCAAAGGAAAGAAATAGAGCGTTTCCTGTATGAATATTGTCACTTGAAGCGCCTTTTCATCGACCAAATGGTCCTAGAGATTATCGCGGAGCGGATAGATAATTTAGCAGATGCCATAAAGGTCATTGAGCAATTTGTTCAATTTGCTGAATTACAACAAGACGAATTGAGCTTGTTGTGTTTCCAAACTTATTGGGAACATGAAAAAAATAGAAAAAAATCGGTAGCTGATCCGTTAAATATTATTCATGTATCTGCCTTGACGATGGAAGTTTCCGTCGAGGAATTGTTGGGACCGAGTCGAAAGCCGAGGGTCAATGAAGCAAGGCAGTTGACGATTTACACTATGCGGACACTTTGCCAGATTTCTTTTCCTGCAATTGCGAGTTATTTTAACCGCAAACATTCTACTATAATAGCCTCTTATCAAAAAATGCAAAAAAAAATGCTCATTAACGAGGATTTGAATAAAAAATATTTAATAATATTAAAGACATTTAAAGCATAA
- a CDS encoding peptidylprolyl isomerase, translating to MTNESTQDSELKKDPIVTIEMENGNMIKLELYPSVAPETVKNFVSLVSQSFYDGLIFHRVIPGFMIQGGDPDGTGMGGSKQTIRGEFSGNGFKNDLQHDRGVISMARTSAPNSASSQFFIVVKTSTHLDGQYASFGKVIEGMEEVDRIVSVPKDRGDKPLEPQKMKKVTVQL from the coding sequence GTGACAAATGAAAGTACGCAAGACTCAGAATTAAAAAAGGATCCCATTGTAACCATAGAAATGGAAAACGGTAATATGATTAAACTCGAACTTTATCCTTCAGTAGCACCCGAAACCGTTAAGAATTTTGTGTCCCTTGTCTCTCAAAGTTTTTATGACGGTCTCATTTTCCATAGAGTCATCCCAGGCTTTATGATTCAAGGCGGTGATCCTGATGGAACTGGAATGGGTGGAAGTAAACAGACAATCCGTGGCGAGTTTTCCGGAAACGGTTTCAAAAACGATTTACAGCATGACCGCGGAGTGATCTCTATGGCTCGGACTTCAGCACCTAATTCAGCTAGTTCGCAGTTCTTTATTGTTGTCAAGACTTCAACTCACTTGGATGGACAGTATGCTTCCTTTGGAAAAGTAATTGAAGGTATGGAGGAAGTCGATCGGATTGTCAGTGTCCCGAAAGATCGTGGGGATAAACCACTAGAACCTCAGAAAATGAAGAAAGTTACTGTTCAACTCTAG
- a CDS encoding DedA family protein, whose translation MHGLEHFVTDIIYHFRYVGLFLLLMCGMVGIPVPDEFLMTFSGFQTSLGRMDFGKTLFIATLGSFLGMNLSYWVGRRLGIPFLHKVAPYLHLNEKKIARAEHWFQRYGDRLIVIGYFFPGFRHFTAYFSGMSELHYGRYAALAGTGAILWASTFITLGRVLGVHWQKITLVLHRYLARGGIVLAIIVFLIYLYSVKRGRTCRGDE comes from the coding sequence ATGCACGGGTTAGAGCACTTTGTCACGGATATAATCTATCACTTTCGATATGTTGGCTTATTTTTACTGCTCATGTGCGGCATGGTCGGTATTCCAGTACCCGACGAATTTCTAATGACATTTAGTGGATTTCAAACGTCATTAGGCCGAATGGATTTTGGAAAAACACTTTTTATCGCTACCCTCGGCAGTTTCTTAGGGATGAACTTGAGTTATTGGGTTGGAAGGCGATTAGGTATCCCTTTCTTACATAAGGTTGCCCCTTATCTTCATCTTAATGAAAAAAAGATCGCTCGTGCTGAACATTGGTTTCAGCGTTATGGTGATCGATTAATTGTGATTGGATACTTTTTTCCTGGGTTCCGTCACTTTACAGCGTATTTTTCAGGAATGAGTGAACTTCACTATGGACGTTATGCAGCTCTCGCTGGAACAGGTGCTATTTTGTGGGCATCAACATTCATCACTCTTGGACGAGTTCTTGGTGTTCATTGGCAAAAGATTACTCTTGTCTTGCACCGCTATTTGGCACGAGGTGGAATTGTACTTGCAATTATTGTGTTCTTAATTTATCTCTATAGTGTGAAACGAGGGCGAACATGCAGGGGTGATGAGTGA
- a CDS encoding glucose-6-phosphate isomerase — protein sequence MENRVRSGITIDYMGMMQSSQNQNGFTKEELQNLQEALNEAQTTLSTRWKAGEIDFSKLLDPIKTQIPEIIEYANSVASNFENFVVLGIGGSALGPLAVHQALNHYYYNELSPEKRGHRPRFYVMDNIDPVRFNELLQILDPSKTLFNVISKSGNTSETMAQFLIVRDTLRRVCGENYAQHIVVTTDKEKGNLLPIALKEGYHRFVVPTGIGGRFSELTPVGLLAAAICGIDVNQLMEGALEMDQWIRKTSGVFSNPAQLRAALAHLSWQKGKNISVFMPYADGLKTMADWYAQLWAESLGKRNDRQGKVVNIGQTPVKALGVTDQHSQVQLFVEGPDDKVITFVAVEKFAETQEIPVDLELPEDIQFLGGRTLAELLFAEQKATEYALTLAGRQHQKIILPYLDAYNVGQLLLLLEWETAYMGELLNINAFDQPGVEEGKNGTYALMGRKGYETRRQEIEEYGKTQYSLTKEL from the coding sequence ATGGAAAACCGAGTAAGATCTGGAATAACAATTGATTATATGGGAATGATGCAAAGCTCGCAAAACCAGAATGGATTTACAAAGGAGGAACTACAGAACCTACAAGAAGCGTTGAATGAAGCCCAGACTACCCTCTCCACTCGATGGAAGGCGGGAGAAATCGATTTCTCAAAGCTCTTAGATCCAATAAAAACTCAAATACCAGAAATTATAGAGTATGCAAATTCTGTCGCATCTAACTTTGAAAATTTTGTAGTTTTAGGAATTGGTGGATCGGCACTCGGACCCTTGGCTGTTCACCAAGCACTAAACCATTACTATTATAACGAACTTTCTCCTGAGAAGCGCGGTCATCGTCCCCGCTTTTATGTCATGGATAATATTGATCCAGTACGGTTTAACGAGTTGTTACAAATCCTTGATCCTTCTAAGACCCTCTTTAATGTAATTTCAAAATCAGGTAATACATCGGAAACTATGGCTCAGTTTCTGATTGTTCGAGATACCTTGCGTAGGGTATGCGGAGAGAACTACGCTCAACATATTGTTGTGACCACGGATAAAGAAAAAGGAAATCTTCTGCCGATTGCCCTCAAGGAAGGCTATCATAGGTTTGTGGTCCCGACGGGAATAGGTGGGCGCTTTTCAGAACTGACGCCCGTGGGGTTGCTAGCAGCTGCCATCTGTGGAATTGATGTTAATCAACTTATGGAAGGCGCCTTGGAGATGGATCAGTGGATTCGTAAGACAAGCGGGGTATTCTCTAACCCCGCACAATTGCGTGCCGCACTTGCTCATTTGTCATGGCAAAAAGGAAAAAATATCTCGGTATTTATGCCCTATGCTGATGGGTTGAAAACAATGGCTGACTGGTATGCCCAATTATGGGCGGAAAGCTTGGGGAAACGAAATGATCGCCAGGGGAAGGTTGTTAACATTGGACAGACACCTGTAAAAGCGCTGGGGGTTACGGACCAACATTCTCAAGTTCAATTATTTGTCGAAGGCCCTGATGATAAGGTCATTACGTTTGTGGCAGTTGAAAAATTTGCGGAAACTCAAGAGATCCCGGTAGATTTAGAATTGCCTGAGGATATCCAGTTCTTGGGGGGGCGCACTTTAGCAGAATTATTGTTTGCGGAGCAAAAAGCAACCGAATACGCCCTGACTTTGGCAGGGCGGCAACACCAAAAGATTATTCTTCCCTACTTGGATGCTTATAACGTAGGGCAATTACTTCTCCTGCTTGAGTGGGAGACGGCGTATATGGGTGAATTACTGAATATTAATGCCTTCGATCAACCAGGGGTTGAGGAAGGGAAGAATGGGACATACGCCTTAATGGGACGTAAAGGGTATGAAACGAGGAGACAAGAAATCGAGGAATATGGAAAAACTCAGTATAGTTTAACGAAAGAACTATAG